ATTGAAGTTCCAGCTGCTGCAGTTTTAGCTGATCAATTTGCCAAAGAAGTCGATTTCTTCTCAATTGGAACTAATGACTTAATCCAATACACAATGGCTGCTGACCGTGGTAATGATAATGTTTCTTATCTTTACCAACCAGCTAACCCATCAGTATTACGCCTAATTAAGCATACAATTGACGCAGCCCACGAAAATGGTATTTGGTGTGGCATGTGTGGTGAAGCCGCTGGTGACAGCACCATGTTCCCAATTTTATTGTCAATGGGTCTTGATGAATATTCAATGAGTGCAACCTCCATTTTGCGGATTAGAAGCTTAATGAAGAAGTTCAATACTGAAGACATTAAGGAATTGGCAAATAAAGCATGTTATATTTCTGAAACTGCTGAAGAAAATGAACAGTTAGTTGCTGACTTAATGAATAAGGTTGACAAGTAATAAAACAAAAAATGGTACATTATCAAAGGTAATGTACCATTTTTTATTTCACCTTTAATCTTTCTTGGTAAAAAGGTCATAGTTTATTCACTTTTAGACTGTAATATAAAAATATAATTAATTACGAAAATACTACTTACAAAAAAGAAGTAATATGCTATAATAGATATTAGTTAAGAAGTAGTATGTTCAAAGGAGCGTGAAATATATGGTTAATTTGTATATATCTCCGAGTTGTACCTCGTGTCGTAAGGCAAAGGCTTGGTTGAAGAAACATGACATTGCTTTTAAAGAAAGAAATATTTTCTCTGAGCCTCTTACTAAAGACGAGCTTATTCAAATTTTGCGGATGACAGAAAATGGTACCGAAGAAATTATTTCAACGCGTTCAAGAGCTTTCCAACAATTAAAAGTTAATCTTGATGATTTATCAATCGACCAATTGCTTGATTTGGTTGAGAAGAATCCGAGCTTATTGAGACGACCAATCATTATGGATGATCGGCGTTTGCAAGTTGGTTACAATGAAGACGAAATTCGTCGGTTCTTGCCACGGAAAGTTCGTCGGCTTGAACTCGAAGAAATGCAAAAGATTGCTGACTTATAATCTAGCAGTGTTTTTATTAAAAAGCGTTGGTTTTTTAGACTAACGCTTTTATTTTACCTGCAAAGTACGCTACAATGAATAAAAGAATCCAATGGAGGTGAAAACTCGTGCAAGTTGATCATATTAATGAAAATACTATTCGTGTCCGGATAGATAAAAATGAATTAGCTAATCGTGGATTAAAAGTTTTAGATTTATTAGGTGATCGGGATAAGATTCAGCATTTCTTTTATTCTATTTTAGATGAAGTTGATACCGATCATTCCTTTAGTCAGGATGCTCCGGTGACCTTTCAAGTGATGCCAAATAACGGTGGCTTAGACTTGTTAATTAGCAAGGTAACTGATAAAGACCGCGACCATTTGACGCAAATGTTTGGTGGTAATACAGACTCTCAGCAAGAGCCTGATGACCCGCGTAAAACGTTTATTGATTTGGATTCTGATGAGGAGCCAAATGATGATGAAACTGAAGAACCTCCTGTTAGCAGTTCTCAAGGCGATGCACAATCGCAATCTAAGAAGC
The sequence above is a segment of the Lactobacillus sp. ESL0677 genome. Coding sequences within it:
- the spxA gene encoding transcriptional regulator SpxA gives rise to the protein MVNLYISPSCTSCRKAKAWLKKHDIAFKERNIFSEPLTKDELIQILRMTENGTEEIISTRSRAFQQLKVNLDDLSIDQLLDLVEKNPSLLRRPIIMDDRRLQVGYNEDEIRRFLPRKVRRLELEEMQKIADL
- a CDS encoding adaptor protein MecA, producing the protein MQVDHINENTIRVRIDKNELANRGLKVLDLLGDRDKIQHFFYSILDEVDTDHSFSQDAPVTFQVMPNNGGLDLLISKVTDKDRDHLTQMFGGNTDSQQEPDDPRKTFIDLDSDEEPNDDETEEPPVSSSQGDAQSQSKKPFWKFQKKQAYSFNDLDPLTELADNLRASDLSSSLYFERGEFYLELTFNNENYAEIKPADAWAIANEYGIKVKASEMARVRTTGKCLIACDALGHLRQYFGKNNR